From Candidatus Woesearchaeota archaeon:
TTCTTGAAGAGTACTGGATTGGCATATTGCTCGGGCTTGTTGTTTTATTTTTTTTTTACATTTTAATTAAAAAAATAACTGTTGGAATAAAAAAGAAGCTTAAAAAATCCCGGATAAAAAGAAAAAGGGAAGAGCTGAAAACAATAAGAATAAATCATAAGGAAGAAAAGACAGTAATAAAGACTGAAGGTAAACAAGTTAAAGATGAAAAAATCATCAAAAAAATATTCCTCACAATATTGACGATTTTAGTTGTAGGGTTAATATTTTTCGTTTTCTATTATTTTAAGATTTAAACAAAAAATAAAATCATTTGGTGTATTATTCCCAGAATAAACAAGAATGCCAGTATTATACACCACCCTTTATTGATGTTTAGAACATATTCCGGCTTTCTATCGCCGGCAGTTTTGGCTTTCAGGAACATCATGGCAATTAGCACGCCATCTATTCCGCCGGCAACTGCGCCTGTTATGCCTAAAACGCTTACAAAGCTCAGCATGCCAAAAAAGGAAAGCACAAAAAATATAAGTAATGGGACAAAGCAGCTCAATGCCCATGACAGTTTTTTGCCCAGCTTATAGTCATAATTGTACATTTCCTGCAGCGCTAATCCAAGCGCAATAAAGCTGGTTGCCATTGCAAAGACCGCAAACAGATTTCCCAGAATAACCATTTTCTCTCCTAATAATCTGCCCAAGCCAATAGTTGCAACTTCTGTGATTTTTGCTCCAGATGCGCCAACAACAACAAAAGCAAACAGAAGATAAACAAGCAAAGGAATTAAGCTTCCGATTATAATTGCTTTTTTAAGGCATTTCCTGTTATTGATGAGCTCTTCCTTCATTTCAGGAATCCCAACTGCTCCCAGGAAAGCAAACAAGATAACGCCGTATGGAACCATGATGTTTGTCAAATCAAATCCCGCCAGATTCTCAATCTTTATCGCGCCAAATGCAAGAATGCAGATCAGCACTATCACTATAATGAATGCCGCTGACATGAAAAGCTCTGATTCTTCAACAGCCTTTAATCCTATGTAAACAATAAATGCAACAAAAGCAAAATAAACCAGGCTCCATATTAAGGGATTTCCTCCGAATATTGCAGCAAATGCTTTTCCTTCTCCGATAAGATAAGCGATCATTGCGCCGTAAATCCCGAAAATCATCGAAAATGCCATCAATGCCTTGCCCCACTT
This genomic window contains:
- a CDS encoding GerAB/ArcD/ProY family transporter, with product MPKKELYEAIATLVGVVIGAGVLGIPYVVQQAGLWIGLLDIALIGIAILFINLFLGEIVLRTKGDHQLTGYASKYLGKWGKALMAFSMIFGIYGAMIAYLIGEGKAFAAIFGGNPLIWSLVYFAFVAFIVYIGLKAVEESELFMSAAFIIVIVLICILAFGAIKIENLAGFDLTNIMVPYGVILFAFLGAVGIPEMKEELINNRKCLKKAIIIGSLIPLLVYLLFAFVVVGASGAKITEVATIGLGRLLGEKMVILGNLFAVFAMATSFIALGLALQEMYNYDYKLGKKLSWALSCFVPLLIFFVLSFFGMLSFVSVLGITGAVAGGIDGVLIAMMFLKAKTAGDRKPEYVLNINKGWCIILAFLFILGIIHQMILFFV